Proteins encoded within one genomic window of Arachis ipaensis cultivar K30076 chromosome B08, Araip1.1, whole genome shotgun sequence:
- the LOC110265223 gene encoding uncharacterized protein LOC110265223 translates to MSGSRSGDLPSQSIGSHGSNSSMRRRRKINDQTCFFGLKTIIKKSGTRENPNRLFHTCARYPKGSHCNFFRWVDDDGYAAGAESDAYVSGDYDEWRLNVSWRLGSLEGEVRAMKMLIMYVSVAMVVANIFCASLLFTSISK, encoded by the exons ATGAGTGGAAGCCGCAGCGGTGACCTGCCGTCTCAGTCTATCGGTAGCCATGGTTCCAACTCTTCCATGCGACGGAGGAGGAAGATCAACGACCAAACATGCTTTTTCGGGTTGAAGACGATAATCAAGAAGTCCGGTACAAGAGAGAATCCAAATAGGTTGTTCCACACTTGTGCAAGATACCCG AAGGGAAGTCACTGCAACTTCTTTAGGTGGGTTGATGATGATGGGTATGCAGCAGGGGCAGAAAGTGATGCATATGTTAGTGGTGACTATGATGAATGGAGACTGAATGTGTCATGGAGATTGGGTAGCTTGGAGGGTGAAGTTAGAGCAATGAAGATGCTAATAATGTATGTCTCAGTTGCAATGGTTGTGGCTAATATCTTTTGTGCATCACTGTTGTTCACATCAATCTCCAAGTAA
- the LOC107613762 gene encoding universal stress protein PHOS32: MKPQSPDRPVPTLSPRSPFAASASASHRKIAIAVDLSDESAYAVQWAVQNYLRPGDAVILLHVRPTSVLYGADWGSVDCGGGEESSESAESEQKKREEDFDNFTATKASDLAEPLVEAKIPFKIHIVKDHDMKERLCLEVERLGLSAVIMGSRGFGASKRASKGGRLGSVSDYCVHHCVCPVVVVRYPDEKDGGNGGFGGAGGAQGKVVDEGEVLHPVPEEEHEVEEYHDAQDEHHKDT; this comes from the exons ATGAAGCCGCAATCACCGGATCGTCCGGTTCCCACTCTCTCCCCTCGCTCCCCCTTCGCCGCATCGGCCTCCGCTTCTCACCGCAAAATCGCCATCGCCGTCGATCTCAGCGACGAGAGCGCCTACGCCGTCCAGTGGGCCGTACAGAACTACCTCCGCCCTGGAGACGCCGTGATCCTGTTGCATGTGCGTCCCACGAGCGTGCTCTACGGCGCCGACTGGGGTTCCGTCGACTGCGGCGGCGGAGAGGAATCCTCGGAATCGGCGGAATCAGAGCAGAAGAAGCGGGAGGAGGATTTCGATAACTTCACAGCGACGAAGGCGAGTGACCTTGCGGAACCCTTGGTGGAGGCGAAGATCCCGTTCAAGATCCACATTGTGAAGGACCATGATATGAAGGAGAGGCTGTGCTTGGAGGTCGAGAGGTTAGGGCTTAGTGCTGTTATCATGGGGAGTAGGGGTTTTGGTGCTTCCAAGAGAGCTTCCAAGGGTGGAAGGTTGGGGAGTGTTAGTGATTACTGTGTTCATCACTGTGTTTGCCCCGTTGTGGTGGTGAGGTACCCGGACGAGAAGGACGGTGGTAACGGTGGTTTTGGTGGTGCTGGTGGAGCTCAGGGGAAGGTTGTGGATGAAGGGGAGGTTCTTCATCCTGTGCCTGAGGAGGAGCACGAGGTTGAGGAGTATCATGATGCCCAGGATGAACACCACAAAG ATACTTGA